In a genomic window of Oncorhynchus keta strain PuntledgeMale-10-30-2019 chromosome 28, Oket_V2, whole genome shotgun sequence:
- the LOC127913103 gene encoding uncharacterized protein LOC127913103 — MVGVPKRPEPGPAPSHPQLQQLSQVQLAQLQQHGVQCVQGPGPVLSQGHGGCYTNMGVTMGVGCPTPPLSPHPPRSPGPAPLTLYHTYSTHGRGRGGGGAKLPLTLSHSQPHPHAHTHAPHRTALTHNHSPHPGLSLSPHPGLSLSPHPAQHPKHQTHFIFAAPPPQTPVARHIPQAAAHGQYHPQYPPLSSIPPPPTHSPLPPPSSPNTPLTPISPYTHPLQHQGGQQGSGGGNSSTGTGSTTSSKSKPINRISTVV; from the coding sequence ATGGTAGGGGTCCCCAAGAGGCCGGAACCCGGTCCTGCTCCCTCCCACCCCCAGCTCCAACAGCTGTCCCAGGTTCAGCTGGCCCAGCTGCAGCAGCATGGTGTACAGTGTGTACAGGGCCCCGGTCCTGTTCTCTCCCAGGGTCACGGAGGGTGCTATACCAACATGGGGGTTACTATGGGGGTAGGCTGCCCCACTCCACCCCTTTCACCTCATCCCCCCCGCTCCCCGGGGCCCGCACCCCTTACACTATACCACACATACTCCACACACGGtcggggaagaggaggaggaggcgccAAGCTCCCTCTTACTCTCTCACACTCGCAACCCCACCCTCACGCCCATACCCACGCCCCTCATCGTACCGCTCTTACCCACAACCACAGCCCCCATCCCGGCCTGTCCCTCAGCCCCCACCCCGGTCTGTCCCTCAGCCCCCATCCCGCTCAACACCCCAAGCACCAGACTCACTTCATCTTCGCTGCCCCGCCGCCCCAGACCCCTGTCGCCCGGCACATCCCCCAGGCCGCCGCCCACGGCCAATACCACCCTCAATACCCCCCGCTCTCCTCCATACCACCTCCCCCTACACACTCCCCTTTaccccccccttcctcccccaaTACCCCACTTACCCCTATCTCCCCTTACACCcaccccctccagcaccagggagGGCAGCAGGGGTCTGGCGGGGGCAACAGCAGCACAGGGACGGGCAGCACCACCAGCTCCAAGTCCAAGCCTATCAACCGCATCAGCACGGTGGTGTGA